The Geomonas ferrireducens genome includes a window with the following:
- a CDS encoding hemerythrin domain-containing protein, translating to MGMSSMVYQGTDSRFHRIVNVIDDVACHVVEGRQHNWRESIALLLLQMVAHVQDEEDHLKVLGLPNYQQHCEHHRFICRLAARIVHGHGYGDNVPARELHFLKAQWLEHVRKFDCDY from the coding sequence ATGGGAATGTCTTCTATGGTGTACCAGGGAACGGACAGCCGATTCCACCGGATCGTCAACGTGATAGATGACGTGGCGTGCCATGTGGTCGAAGGTAGACAGCACAATTGGAGAGAATCCATTGCCCTCCTACTTTTGCAGATGGTAGCTCATGTTCAAGATGAGGAGGACCACCTGAAGGTGCTCGGGTTACCGAACTATCAGCAGCACTGCGAGCACCATAGGTTCATCTGCAGACTTGCCGCTAGGATTGTCCACGGGCATGGCTACGGCGACAACGTCCCTGCCCGCGAACTGCATTTTCTCAAGGCGCAGTGGCTTGAGCACGTTCGAAAATTTGATTGCGACTACTAA
- a CDS encoding FMN-dependent NADH-azoreductase yields the protein MAKLLYVTCNLKPMEISRSLSVGNEFLNEYIKHNPEDEVHFLDLYRDNIQRIDADVLSGWGKLRSGDGLASLSYHEGRKVDRIWKHADQFIAADKYVFVTPMFNLGFPAELKMYIDTVCVVGKTFTYTPTGAVGLLKNQGRKCLHIHSNGGFHYGNEEDHSVPYLKSIMGFMGIENFEAIVLEGVDAMPDLAEEYKEAAMIKARLAALSF from the coding sequence ATGGCAAAATTACTCTACGTGACCTGCAACCTTAAACCTATGGAAATTTCCCGCAGTCTTTCAGTGGGGAATGAGTTTCTAAACGAGTACATAAAGCATAACCCGGAGGACGAGGTGCATTTTCTTGACCTTTACCGAGACAACATTCAACGCATCGATGCCGATGTGCTGTCTGGTTGGGGGAAATTGCGTAGTGGAGACGGTCTCGCATCCCTCTCCTACCACGAAGGACGCAAAGTCGACCGCATCTGGAAGCATGCAGACCAATTCATTGCAGCAGACAAGTATGTGTTCGTGACACCGATGTTCAATCTCGGGTTCCCTGCGGAATTAAAGATGTACATAGATACGGTATGCGTGGTTGGCAAAACATTCACCTACACTCCGACCGGCGCTGTGGGCCTGCTGAAAAATCAGGGTAGAAAATGTCTCCATATTCACTCGAATGGGGGCTTCCACTATGGCAATGAAGAGGACCATTCGGTACCCTACCTTAAGTCGATTATGGGCTTCATGGGGATCGAAAACTTCGAAGCAATCGTGCTGGAAGGCGTCGATGCCATGCCGGACCTGGCTGAAGAATACAAAGAAGCAGCTATGATAAAGGCCCGCTTGGCCGCACTGAGCTTTTAG
- a CDS encoding HlyD family secretion protein — protein sequence MAFPKTAMIISGLLLVSVVGAGIYLLNHHQSDADRQSTDDAYVRADFTLVAPRVNGQIARVLVDDNETVKAGQLLAVIDDHDLKVSVQSAQAEAGAAQAAIESLKATIKRNASTIQQAQAAVRSDEASIALAKANTERYRNLSTDGSGTRQEAQNAETQLQVHLAALDRDKAGVEAARQQTSILEADLKKAESSLQRAKAVQAAAELNLSYTKIVAPIDGTIARRSVRQGAFVTTGMPLLAVVPLDKVYIEANFRETQLARIRPGQSVTIRVDTLPGVVLSGSVASLSPASGASFAPVAPQNATGNFTKIIQRLPVRISIAPGQVASKQLRVGMSVQPTIEIGTGPNAKKQSKDDEEG from the coding sequence ATGGCATTTCCAAAAACAGCAATGATCATTTCCGGTCTCCTTCTTGTGTCCGTAGTCGGAGCGGGTATTTACCTTCTCAATCATCACCAATCCGATGCGGATAGGCAATCAACCGATGATGCATATGTACGGGCGGATTTTACCCTGGTAGCCCCGCGAGTTAACGGGCAGATAGCTCGTGTTCTTGTGGACGATAACGAAACCGTAAAGGCTGGTCAGCTACTGGCGGTAATCGACGACCACGACCTGAAGGTTTCCGTCCAGAGCGCTCAAGCAGAGGCAGGAGCAGCACAGGCCGCCATTGAAAGCCTGAAGGCAACCATCAAGCGAAATGCGTCAACTATCCAGCAGGCTCAAGCTGCCGTTAGGTCGGATGAAGCTTCGATTGCCCTCGCGAAAGCCAATACTGAGCGTTATCGCAACCTGTCAACTGATGGTTCAGGAACTCGCCAGGAGGCCCAGAATGCGGAGACCCAATTACAGGTGCACCTGGCAGCGCTCGACCGCGACAAGGCCGGCGTAGAAGCGGCCCGACAGCAAACATCGATACTTGAAGCCGATCTGAAAAAAGCGGAAAGCTCGCTGCAGCGGGCCAAGGCCGTACAAGCTGCGGCCGAACTCAACCTTTCCTACACCAAGATCGTCGCTCCCATAGACGGGACCATAGCACGCCGTTCCGTGCGCCAGGGTGCCTTCGTCACCACCGGTATGCCTCTGCTGGCAGTGGTGCCGCTGGATAAGGTCTATATCGAAGCCAACTTCCGGGAAACGCAGCTTGCCCGTATTCGCCCAGGACAATCCGTTACGATCCGCGTTGACACACTGCCTGGCGTGGTCCTTTCGGGCAGCGTCGCAAGCTTGTCACCAGCAAGCGGTGCTTCATTTGCCCCAGTCGCACCGCAGAACGCAACAGGCAATTTCACCAAAATAATTCAGCGTTTGCCTGTGCGCATAAGTATTGCCCCCGGCCAGGTCGCAAGCAAGCAATTACGAGTTGGCATGTCTGTGCAGCCAACGATTGAGATTGGAACAGGTCCGAACGCAAAAAAGCAATCGAAGGATGATGAGGAAGGATAA
- a CDS encoding MFS transporter has translation MSANQATSTPAPPGNAPATPFSGRLFTGFLGILISAMVAGLSNRIGSLALADVRGVLGLGADEGSWLNTVYVAAELIAMPFSIWLATIISLRRFHMLMTGLFVLLSFIIPLVHDLSALLLLRSFQGVAGGMLIPILMLSALRFFPIPIRLYGMSLYALTATFSPNLGLWMASNWTDVWFDWRLLYWQNLPFGLLAMGMGWWGIPQDPTRPERLGQTDWFGMVCGAAALGMLAIGLDQGERLDWWHSDLLCWLIGGGISMMVVFLIRQWYYPAPFIKPQLLLQKRNLGVGFSVFVFLLMVMMSSSKLPGMHLEALWGYRSLQSAPIGLLIALPQPVLSLAVASLFYRKWVDARIVMASGIGLIAVACLLCTHITASWIVDQFVLAQMLQAAGQAMAVVGLLFLTTSVVQPMEGPFVAGTINTLRAFGVIFGGAMIGHFFRLRQHFHSEMLVDRIGRISANIPLSQDNLAALTDSARQQAFVLANADSYLMLAALAVLLIPFVLRMDYIAAPARQTSAPITNKG, from the coding sequence ATGAGTGCGAATCAGGCTACATCAACTCCCGCACCTCCCGGTAACGCACCAGCGACTCCATTCAGTGGGCGCCTGTTCACTGGTTTCCTGGGCATCCTCATTTCCGCCATGGTAGCAGGCCTAAGCAATCGCATCGGCTCTCTGGCGCTGGCCGACGTGCGCGGGGTACTTGGCCTTGGGGCAGATGAGGGTAGCTGGCTCAACACCGTGTACGTTGCCGCGGAATTGATCGCGATGCCTTTCTCTATCTGGTTGGCAACGATCATTTCCCTTAGGCGTTTCCACATGTTGATGACGGGACTGTTTGTCCTGCTCTCTTTCATCATCCCCTTAGTACACGACCTGTCTGCCTTGCTGTTGCTGCGCAGCTTTCAGGGAGTTGCGGGGGGGATGCTGATCCCGATTCTCATGCTATCGGCGTTGCGGTTTTTCCCAATACCAATTCGCCTGTACGGTATGTCGCTGTACGCCTTGACGGCCACTTTTTCGCCCAATCTAGGGCTCTGGATGGCCAGTAACTGGACTGATGTTTGGTTTGATTGGCGCCTGCTTTATTGGCAAAACCTGCCTTTCGGGTTACTGGCGATGGGGATGGGATGGTGGGGAATTCCACAGGACCCGACACGGCCAGAGCGTCTAGGACAGACCGACTGGTTCGGCATGGTATGCGGCGCGGCGGCCTTGGGAATGCTAGCCATCGGGCTGGACCAGGGGGAGCGCCTGGATTGGTGGCACTCTGACTTGCTCTGCTGGTTGATCGGTGGCGGCATTTCCATGATGGTCGTCTTCCTGATCCGCCAGTGGTATTACCCGGCCCCGTTCATAAAGCCGCAACTGTTGCTGCAAAAACGAAACTTGGGCGTGGGTTTTTCAGTCTTCGTTTTCCTGCTGATGGTCATGATGTCCAGCTCGAAGTTGCCGGGGATGCATCTTGAAGCTTTATGGGGCTACCGCAGCTTGCAGAGCGCCCCGATCGGGCTCCTGATCGCTTTGCCTCAGCCGGTTCTATCGCTTGCCGTAGCCTCGCTATTTTACCGGAAGTGGGTGGACGCCCGCATAGTTATGGCTTCTGGAATAGGTTTGATCGCAGTCGCATGTCTGCTCTGCACGCATATAACGGCCAGTTGGATTGTTGATCAGTTCGTACTAGCACAGATGCTGCAGGCCGCCGGGCAGGCCATGGCGGTGGTTGGTCTGTTGTTCTTGACGACCAGCGTGGTGCAACCGATGGAAGGCCCCTTTGTGGCCGGCACCATCAATACCCTGCGCGCCTTTGGGGTAATTTTTGGCGGTGCTATGATCGGTCATTTTTTCCGTCTACGTCAGCATTTTCATTCGGAGATGCTTGTGGATCGCATCGGCCGGATTTCTGCGAATATACCGCTATCCCAAGACAACCTAGCCGCATTAACTGACAGTGCTCGTCAGCAGGCTTTTGTTTTGGCCAATGCTGACAGCTATCTGATGCTCGCCGCGCTGGCGGTCCTGCTCATACCTTTCGTATTACGAATGGATTACATAGCGGCTCCGGCTCGGCAAACCTCAGCACCTATCACAAACAAAGGATAA
- a CDS encoding efflux transporter outer membrane subunit — protein sequence MTRKFTNRPDGRKYIRHLPVFLSLAFLSACAVGPDFKRPVSTPPAHLMETTDEIGRQSQVVTGKMETAWWTLFNDEILSELQERAQKGNLDLQLAAARLAQSRAQTGVANSVGLPHLSLGGSYARAADSANGQMALLGAPDSPYDIMQAGFNASWEIDLWGHARRTGESAAASLQASAFQREGVRVSIAAEVARAYIQLRHVQTQLDITRQNLAIAENALKLADSRVKNGVATRFESSASAAQLASTKALVPRLEEQRDALMNALALLLGEPPRALNSLLTPTHQIPPVPSKVPIGLSSELARRRPDILQAEARLHAATAAIGVAKADFYPRISLNGSLGFQSLNLDTFGNWASRTFAVGPTLYLPLFEGGRLKGTLALSEARQQEAAIAYQQTVLHAWHEVDDTLSAYADVQRRREQLTLAFDEYRKAYAVALRRYEQGAAEYLMVLTAQRSLLASQMELADNTSRVSIAMVNLYKALGGGWASQTGESGGPQQ from the coding sequence ATGACTAGAAAGTTCACAAACCGGCCGGATGGAAGAAAATACATCCGCCACTTGCCCGTGTTCCTGAGCCTCGCCTTCCTGAGCGCATGCGCCGTCGGCCCTGATTTCAAGAGGCCGGTGAGCACGCCTCCCGCGCACCTCATGGAGACCACCGACGAAATCGGCAGGCAGAGCCAAGTAGTGACGGGGAAGATGGAGACAGCATGGTGGACGCTGTTCAACGACGAGATCCTGAGCGAACTTCAAGAACGCGCTCAGAAAGGGAACCTCGATCTGCAGTTGGCGGCTGCGCGTCTGGCGCAAAGCCGTGCGCAGACCGGCGTCGCCAATTCTGTAGGGCTTCCGCATCTCAGCCTAGGCGGTTCCTATGCGCGGGCCGCGGACAGTGCAAACGGCCAAATGGCGCTACTTGGCGCTCCCGACAGTCCGTACGATATTATGCAGGCGGGATTCAACGCGAGTTGGGAAATCGACTTGTGGGGGCACGCCCGGAGGACCGGCGAGTCTGCTGCGGCATCGCTGCAGGCAAGCGCGTTCCAACGAGAAGGGGTGCGCGTATCCATTGCCGCAGAGGTCGCTCGCGCCTACATTCAGTTGCGCCACGTCCAGACGCAATTGGACATTACCCGCCAAAACCTGGCCATTGCCGAAAATGCTCTTAAGCTGGCGGACAGTCGCGTGAAAAATGGCGTAGCCACCCGCTTCGAGTCGTCGGCATCGGCTGCACAGTTGGCATCGACAAAGGCGCTGGTCCCGCGTCTCGAGGAACAACGTGACGCGCTGATGAATGCCCTGGCATTGCTGCTTGGTGAACCTCCTCGTGCACTGAATTCCTTGTTGACACCAACGCACCAAATCCCGCCCGTGCCAAGCAAAGTGCCAATCGGATTGTCCTCTGAACTTGCGCGCCGTCGCCCCGACATCCTCCAAGCCGAAGCACGCCTGCATGCTGCGACAGCTGCCATCGGTGTAGCCAAAGCTGATTTCTATCCGCGCATAAGCCTGAACGGCAGTCTCGGTTTTCAGTCCCTCAACCTGGACACCTTCGGCAACTGGGCATCGCGCACCTTCGCAGTGGGACCGACTCTCTACCTGCCCCTCTTCGAAGGTGGCAGGCTAAAAGGCACGCTTGCCTTGAGTGAGGCTCGTCAACAGGAAGCGGCGATCGCCTACCAGCAAACGGTACTGCACGCCTGGCATGAAGTTGATGACACGCTCAGCGCCTACGCCGATGTCCAAAGGCGCAGGGAGCAACTCACACTCGCCTTCGACGAGTACCGCAAGGCCTATGCTGTCGCGCTGAGGCGCTATGAGCAGGGCGCCGCCGAATATCTGATGGTGTTGACAGCGCAGCGCTCATTGCTGGCCAGCCAGATGGAACTCGCCGACAACACGAGCCGTGTCTCCATCGCCATGGTCAACCTGTACAAGGCGCTCGGGGGGGGATGGGCATCCCAGACGGGTGAATCTGGAGGCCCGCAACAATGA
- a CDS encoding DUF190 domain-containing protein, protein MYGYQLTFFTQQDRTHKNRCLGEWLIEEALCMGIKGATLFTAAEGFGRERKLHFVGYFDVSDQPIEVSMAVSEEAASIFLEHLKQEGIDVFYIKSPIEFGTTRNR, encoded by the coding sequence ATGTATGGATATCAGCTGACATTTTTTACCCAGCAGGACCGAACACATAAGAATCGGTGCCTGGGGGAATGGCTCATTGAGGAGGCGCTTTGCATGGGCATCAAAGGCGCAACGCTGTTCACTGCCGCAGAAGGTTTTGGTAGAGAGCGAAAACTACACTTCGTAGGATATTTTGATGTCTCCGATCAACCTATAGAGGTCTCCATGGCAGTCAGCGAGGAGGCGGCCAGCATATTTTTAGAGCATTTGAAGCAGGAAGGGATCGATGTCTTTTACATCAAGTCGCCCATCGAATTCGGCACAACGAGGAATCGATAA
- a CDS encoding isochorismatase family protein yields the protein MKTEKFTATNAAMLLIDHQVGTLSWCCNIPQELIKNNTRALARAAKALDMPLILTSSMEEYTQGPLLKDLEEIAPEEHARRVKRFGVVNAWDDPNYKAAVMATGRRNLIIAGLTNDVCIVYPAMSAVEEGFNVQVVVDAGGSPTQIADETALRRMERAGVTLTSTNQLIAELAGSWTTEGGSKLIQILFEEVLVHLGKPST from the coding sequence ATGAAAACGGAAAAATTCACAGCAACAAACGCAGCCATGCTTCTCATCGATCATCAGGTTGGAACCTTAAGTTGGTGCTGCAACATCCCACAGGAATTAATCAAGAATAACACGCGTGCGTTGGCTCGAGCAGCGAAGGCCCTGGATATGCCCCTGATTCTCACAAGCAGTATGGAAGAGTACACACAGGGGCCTCTGCTCAAGGATCTGGAAGAGATCGCACCGGAAGAGCACGCTCGCAGAGTGAAGCGTTTTGGGGTGGTGAATGCTTGGGATGATCCCAACTACAAGGCGGCGGTCATGGCTACCGGACGGCGGAACTTGATTATTGCGGGTCTCACCAATGACGTATGCATCGTTTATCCCGCGATGAGTGCGGTAGAGGAGGGCTTCAACGTACAGGTGGTAGTGGATGCTGGTGGCTCTCCAACCCAGATTGCAGATGAGACCGCTCTAAGGCGCATGGAGCGTGCGGGGGTGACTCTTACCTCAACAAATCAGCTTATAGCCGAGTTGGCTGGATCATGGACAACCGAAGGCGGCTCAAAACTGATTCAGATATTGTTCGAGGAAGTGCTGGTGCACCTCGGCAAACCGTCTACCTAA
- a CDS encoding DsbA family oxidoreductase produces MNKIIEIVEFTDPVCTWCWGSEPVLRKLETRFGEQVKVSFIMAGLVKDITAFYDSYNDIGGDPVRSNRQIAKHWLEASQRHGMPVKIDGFSLFSRERVSSYPLNVAYKSAQMQDQNLADRFLRRVREASAAEAKLTNTTEVLVELASEVGLDVARFVEDFSNGAAQKAFEQDLAITQRYNARGFPTFLVRFEGKETLLRGYRRYEDFKAVIGLMTEGEIAELPISPSEEAVMAFIRTYLSVAPVEIKMTFDLADAEWDSMLDSLLAKGMIVRREAGNGYFVSPKTGGAVCDTVAGTCTAV; encoded by the coding sequence ATGAACAAAATAATTGAAATCGTCGAATTCACCGATCCGGTCTGCACCTGGTGCTGGGGCAGCGAGCCTGTTCTGCGTAAGCTGGAAACTAGATTTGGAGAACAGGTAAAAGTCAGTTTTATCATGGCAGGTTTGGTTAAAGACATCACTGCATTTTACGACAGTTACAATGACATTGGAGGGGACCCGGTCCGCTCCAATAGGCAAATCGCCAAGCACTGGCTTGAGGCTTCCCAGCGTCACGGGATGCCTGTGAAAATCGATGGATTCAGCTTGTTTTCACGGGAGCGCGTGTCTTCCTACCCGTTGAATGTGGCTTACAAATCTGCACAAATGCAGGATCAAAACCTAGCGGACAGATTTCTTAGGCGCGTTCGTGAAGCATCGGCTGCCGAGGCGAAGTTGACAAATACCACCGAGGTGTTGGTGGAATTGGCCTCAGAAGTAGGCCTGGATGTCGCCCGCTTCGTGGAGGATTTTTCCAACGGGGCCGCCCAAAAGGCATTCGAGCAGGATCTCGCGATAACGCAACGATATAATGCCCGAGGTTTCCCCACATTTCTCGTTCGATTCGAAGGGAAGGAGACTCTTTTACGCGGATACAGGAGGTATGAGGATTTCAAGGCTGTGATTGGGCTGATGACAGAAGGAGAGATCGCTGAGCTGCCGATTTCGCCCAGCGAAGAGGCTGTCATGGCGTTTATAAGAACCTATCTCTCGGTAGCGCCGGTTGAAATAAAAATGACCTTTGACCTGGCCGATGCCGAATGGGATTCGATGTTGGATTCGCTGCTGGCAAAAGGAATGATTGTGCGCCGTGAAGCGGGAAATGGATACTTTGTCTCACCCAAAACCGGCGGTGCGGTTTGCGATACCGTAGCCGGCACCTGCACAGCAGTTTGA
- a CDS encoding sigma 54-interacting transcriptional regulator, with protein sequence MAVNKDEFFREVTLKICSSLDIRVAVKRAFDYLREHFPLDEIYLDIMDSQLGAIRRIAHFANSDGEAAKEIVPLPELVWGWGQKLSGPLIMDARALSGPAKMISELVELAGNSDLVLPLRVENELIGVLALRAYGEGRYNQGDAELLSTVADPFALALANALSYGEVLRYRDTLLDDNRFLRSELVPRLGDEIIGGNSGLRNVMEMAQQIAPLSNTVLLMGETGTGKDVIANAIHFASSRKDGPFIKVNCGAISESLIDSELFGHEKGAFTGAITEKRGRFERADGGTIFLDEIGELPPQAQVRLLRVLQHKEIERVGGDRAIPVDIRVIAATHRNLEGMVAENQFREDLWFRLNVFPIIVPPLRQRREDVPALARHFVEVKCREFGISSPPAIAPGVLERMMNYWWPGNVRELENLVERELIRYRGGQLKFDSLLLDEKSAKTPSISEELTGGAINLDEAMAAHISKVLKMAKGKVHGPGGAAELLGINPNTLRGRMSKLGLKYGKRT encoded by the coding sequence ATGGCAGTCAATAAAGATGAATTTTTCAGAGAGGTTACCCTCAAGATATGCAGCAGCCTGGACATCCGGGTTGCCGTGAAACGCGCATTTGACTACTTGCGGGAGCATTTCCCCTTGGATGAGATTTATCTCGACATCATGGACAGCCAACTCGGAGCTATCCGGCGGATAGCACACTTTGCGAACAGTGACGGAGAGGCGGCAAAAGAGATCGTGCCGTTGCCGGAACTTGTGTGGGGGTGGGGCCAAAAGCTTTCAGGACCACTAATTATGGATGCCCGAGCCTTAAGCGGTCCTGCAAAAATGATTAGTGAGCTTGTCGAATTAGCTGGGAATTCAGACCTTGTCCTACCCCTCCGTGTAGAAAACGAATTAATAGGGGTTCTTGCTTTACGAGCATACGGTGAAGGCAGATACAATCAAGGAGATGCAGAGCTTCTGTCTACGGTGGCAGATCCGTTTGCATTAGCACTAGCGAACGCCCTCTCTTATGGAGAGGTGCTTCGTTACCGGGATACCCTTCTGGACGACAACCGCTTCTTGCGTAGCGAATTGGTGCCCCGTTTGGGGGACGAAATCATCGGGGGGAATTCAGGACTGCGAAATGTTATGGAGATGGCTCAGCAAATCGCTCCACTTTCCAACACGGTTCTCCTGATGGGGGAGACCGGGACAGGAAAAGACGTCATTGCCAACGCCATCCATTTCGCCTCTTCGCGCAAAGATGGCCCATTTATCAAGGTTAACTGTGGCGCCATTTCCGAGAGCCTTATAGACAGCGAACTCTTCGGTCACGAAAAGGGAGCCTTCACTGGGGCTATTACAGAAAAGCGCGGACGTTTTGAACGGGCAGATGGCGGGACCATCTTCCTGGATGAGATCGGCGAACTGCCGCCCCAAGCACAAGTGAGGCTTTTGCGCGTGCTACAGCATAAAGAGATAGAACGAGTAGGAGGAGATCGGGCAATCCCTGTTGACATCCGCGTGATCGCTGCGACGCACCGCAACCTAGAAGGTATGGTGGCAGAAAACCAATTTAGGGAGGACCTTTGGTTCAGATTGAACGTGTTTCCGATCATCGTGCCGCCGCTCAGGCAAAGAAGAGAGGATGTCCCAGCCCTCGCACGGCATTTCGTAGAGGTTAAGTGCAGGGAATTTGGCATCTCCTCCCCCCCTGCCATTGCGCCAGGCGTGTTGGAAAGAATGATGAACTACTGGTGGCCCGGGAATGTTAGAGAGCTGGAAAATCTCGTGGAGAGAGAACTGATCCGGTACAGAGGCGGTCAATTGAAATTTGATTCACTGCTGCTGGACGAAAAGAGTGCAAAAACACCATCCATAAGTGAGGAACTTACCGGGGGGGCAATAAATCTTGATGAAGCTATGGCTGCGCATATAAGTAAAGTTTTGAAAATGGCAAAAGGAAAGGTCCATGGTCCTGGAGGTGCAGCAGAACTACTCGGCATTAACCCTAACACTTTAAGGGGGAGGATGAGCAAACTCGGCTTAAAATATGGGAAAAGAACCTGA
- a CDS encoding carboxymuconolactone decarboxylase family protein, with product MQNHLNAKQRAMIPIAAFTANGDLDKLRVALSDGLDAGLTVSEIKEILVQLYAYAGFPRSLNGIGTFMTLINEREKEGIRDEKGRESSPLPTKRNSLEFGTENQTRLVGQPVTGPVFDFAPAIDQYLKAHLFGDIFQRDVLTWQDREVATVAALANIEGVNPQLRGHLAIALHNGLSPEQLRDLIGVLRTKCGPKVAENAVVVFEDVLASRKQVPVGERPVMDNVEATANLQKEKNMSQQHSDLRNGGVFPVGEKNEKYAKYFTGTSYLKMLSTERTFIGNVTFEPGCRNFWHIHHKGGQILLVTGGRGWYQEWGKAAKELRAGDVVNIAPETKHWHGAAKDSWFSHVAVEVPAEGGSTEWLVPVSDEAYTRLPK from the coding sequence ATGCAAAACCATCTAAACGCGAAACAACGGGCAATGATCCCCATCGCTGCTTTCACTGCCAACGGCGATCTCGACAAGTTAAGAGTGGCGCTAAGTGATGGCCTCGATGCCGGGCTTACGGTTAGTGAGATCAAGGAAATCCTGGTCCAACTTTACGCCTACGCCGGCTTTCCCCGAAGCCTTAACGGCATTGGCACCTTCATGACTCTCATAAACGAGCGAGAAAAAGAAGGTATCAGGGACGAGAAGGGGAGGGAATCAAGTCCTCTGCCAACGAAGCGAAACAGCCTCGAATTTGGCACCGAAAACCAGACCAGGCTAGTGGGACAACCTGTGACAGGCCCTGTTTTTGATTTTGCCCCGGCGATCGACCAATACTTGAAGGCCCACCTCTTCGGCGATATCTTTCAGCGCGATGTGTTGACTTGGCAGGACCGTGAGGTGGCGACGGTGGCGGCTTTGGCGAATATCGAGGGCGTTAATCCCCAATTGCGTGGACATCTGGCTATCGCTCTTCACAACGGCCTGTCCCCAGAACAACTGCGGGATCTTATCGGTGTTCTGAGGACAAAGTGCGGCCCGAAGGTTGCGGAGAACGCTGTAGTGGTTTTTGAGGACGTTCTAGCGTCCAGAAAGCAAGTACCGGTGGGAGAACGTCCTGTTATGGATAACGTCGAGGCTACTGCGAACCTCCAAAAGGAGAAGAACATGAGTCAGCAACACAGTGATCTCCGCAATGGCGGTGTTTTCCCTGTCGGAGAGAAAAACGAAAAATATGCCAAATACTTTACCGGCACAAGCTATCTTAAGATGTTGTCGACGGAAAGGACGTTTATAGGCAATGTGACCTTTGAGCCGGGGTGCCGCAATTTCTGGCATATCCATCACAAAGGGGGACAGATATTGCTCGTCACTGGCGGACGCGGCTGGTATCAGGAATGGGGAAAAGCCGCGAAGGAACTCAGGGCCGGTGACGTGGTTAATATTGCACCAGAAACCAAGCATTGGCATGGAGCGGCTAAAGATAGCTGGTTCTCCCATGTGGCAGTAGAAGTCCCCGCAGAGGGCGGTTCCACCGAATGGCTTGTGCCGGTGTCCGACGAGGCATACACCCGGTTGCCGAAGTGA
- a CDS encoding aldo/keto reductase has protein sequence MKKRLLGKDLEVSAIGYGAMGLSHGYGPATDKQQAIELVRAAAERGVTFFDTAQIYGAENEEIVGEALAPLRGEVVIATKFGFELGRTDNRQVLCSRPEYIREVTEGSLKRLRVEAIDLYYQHRVDPNVPIEEVAGTIKDLIAEGKVKHFGLSEAGVETIRRAHAVLPVTAVESEYSMMWRQPEDELLPVLEELGIGFVPFSPLGKGFLTGRFDKNSTFDSSDFRSIVPRFSPANLDANQALVNLVKEIAADKQATPAQVALAWVLAQKPWIVPIPGTTKLQRLVENLGAADVELSSTDLGTIARALAKIEVRGDRYPAHLQKRVGR, from the coding sequence ATGAAGAAGCGATTGCTAGGAAAGGATTTGGAAGTCTCAGCCATAGGTTACGGTGCCATGGGGCTTAGTCATGGATATGGACCGGCAACCGACAAGCAGCAGGCTATTGAGCTGGTACGCGCGGCCGCCGAGCGAGGCGTGACCTTCTTCGATACAGCACAGATTTACGGCGCGGAGAACGAAGAGATCGTGGGCGAGGCCCTTGCACCTCTGCGTGGAGAGGTGGTGATCGCCACAAAGTTCGGATTCGAACTCGGGCGCACAGACAACCGACAGGTTCTCTGCAGCCGGCCGGAGTATATCCGTGAGGTCACCGAGGGGTCGTTAAAACGACTCCGGGTCGAGGCCATTGATCTCTACTACCAGCACCGGGTTGACCCCAATGTCCCGATCGAGGAGGTTGCCGGCACGATAAAAGACTTGATTGCCGAGGGGAAGGTGAAGCATTTCGGCCTATCAGAGGCCGGCGTCGAGACCATCCGCCGCGCCCACGCGGTCCTACCAGTAACAGCGGTCGAGAGCGAGTATTCCATGATGTGGCGACAGCCTGAAGACGAACTGCTGCCTGTCCTTGAGGAACTCGGCATAGGCTTTGTGCCCTTCAGTCCGCTCGGCAAAGGTTTTTTAACCGGTCGCTTTGACAAAAACTCCACCTTTGACAGCTCAGATTTTCGCAGCATCGTCCCGCGTTTCTCACCTGCGAATCTTGATGCCAACCAGGCACTGGTCAACCTCGTAAAGGAAATTGCGGCTGATAAACAAGCGACACCTGCCCAGGTTGCTCTAGCTTGGGTGTTGGCGCAAAAACCGTGGATTGTGCCGATACCGGGTACCACCAAACTCCAACGTCTGGTGGAAAATCTTGGCGCAGCCGACGTTGAGCTGTCGTCTACGGATCTCGGCACCATCGCGCGTGCCTTAGCAAAAATAGAGGTGCGTGGCGATAGATACCCTGCCCACCTGCAGAAGAGGGTGGGGCGCTAA